The Hymenobacter oligotrophus genome segment CAGGAGCCCGAGCAGCCCGCCGCGCAAAACGCCACCCCGGCCGCGGCCGCGCCGCCCGCGGCGGCCGAACCCGGCCCCGAAGTTGCCGCCGCCGACGCGCACGTAACCGCCCCCGATGCCGGCGGCAACTTGCCCTCGCAGTAGCCGGCCGCCCACCAACGGCCGCCAAAGCTGTTACTTTGCTCGGCATACCTACTTCTTTGTTATGGCCGACAACGCCACGCTCATCCAAACGCCCGAAACCCGGCACCGCATTTATTTCCAGGATTGCGACCAGCTGGGCCACCTCAACAACGCCCGCTACCTCGACTACTTCCTGAACGCGCGCGAAGAGCACACCATGCGCCACTACGCCCTTAACCTAGGGCAGCTTACCCGCGAGCAGCGCGCCGCCTGGGTTATTACCAAGCACCACATCAGCTACCTCAAGCCCGCCAACCACGGCGAGGAGGTACTTATTCGCACGCAGCTCATCCACTTCGACAACTCCTCGCTGGTGGTTGAGATGCAAATGCTCGATGCCGATGGCCTGCGCCTGAAATCCTTGCTGTGGTCGGAAATGGCGTTTATCAGCCTCGTAAACGGCAAACGCGCCGACCATTCCGATGCCCTGATGGACATGCTTGAGGAGGTAGACGTGGACGATGTGCAGTACCACCCCGACGGCTTCGACGAGCGCATTCGGGAGCTGCGCCAGCAGTTTAAGAAACAGCGCAAAGCCGCCGGCCACGACGAGGAGTAGCGCAGTGTAGCGCGGACTTTGTAGTCCGCGTCCACAAATAGCATTTTCAATCGTTAAGTTGGTTGAGAATACTACCTGTGGGCGCGGACTACAAAGTCCGCGCTACTGTTCACCACAACCTCCCCTTCTGCCTTGCGTTAGCCAGAAACCGGAACCACCCACCTAGGGCGGTTCCGGTTTTTCATTGCCGAATGTTTCACCACACCTAAAAACACCATGAGCATTTTTGGTAACGATCCGCTGAAAGGCAAAAAAGTAGCCGTGCTAGCCACCGATGGCTTCGAGCAATCGGAGTTGGAGCAACCCGTGAAGGCGCTGAAAAACGCCGGCGCCGAGGTAGACATTGTTTCGCTGAAAAGCGGCTCCATTAAGGGCTGGGACGAGAAAGACTGGGGCAGCAAGGTTTCGGTGGATAAAACCCTGGACGAAGCCAAGCCCGCCGATTACGACGCACTGGTGCTGCCCGGCGGCCAAATGAACCCCGATGTGCTGCGCACCGAGCCCAAAGCCGTAAGCTTCGCGGCCGATTTTATGCAGGCGGGCAAAGTGGTGGCTGCCATTTGCCACGGCCCCTGGACGCTGGTAGAAACCGGCCTGGTGCGCGGCAAAAACATGACGAGCTGGCCCAGCCTTAAAACCGACCTTACCAACGCCGGCGCCCATTGGCAAGATGCCACCGTGGTAGTAGATGGCAACCTGATTACCAGCCGCAACCCCAACGATTTGCCTGCCTTCAACGAAAAGCTGATCGAGAAAATTGGCGGCACCCAAGCCTAGGTGCCTACCGCACAAAAGAGCCCCGGCAGCCACTGGTTGCCGGGGCTCTTTCGTGCCGGTTGCTTACCGGCAACCTAGGGCACCAGCGCCAGCAGCGCGGCCGTCCAACGGTGGTACACCAGGTAAAAGCCTATATCGAACACAAACAAAAAGCCGCCCTGCACCCACAGCGAGCGGGCGTAGCCCAGGTAGCGCTCGGGCAACTGATCCGCGGAAGCAGCCCGCGCAAACAGCCACGCCCCCACGGCTACGTACGCCACATCGAGGCCGGCATTGAAGAGCAGAATCTTCTCGAACGCGAACTGCGCCTGCAGGCTGTGGGCCAGCGTAAGGCCCTCCACGTGCAGCGGCCGGGCTTGCAGTATGCCCCATACGGCCAGCAGGGCGTTTACCGCGCCCCATCCCACGTTCATCTGATGAAAATAGTGCTGCTGCGTAGCTGGCGTGCGCGTAACCAGCCAGCCGCTGCCCAGCAGGTTCAGCAAGGCCCAGGCACCTAGCACGCCCATGCCTTGCTGGGTCAGCATTTCGCGCTCAAAATTGATGGCCGGCAACGCGGCGGCTACATCGGATACTACGGGCATAGGCGGCAGCAACAACAACGCACGAACCTAAACAAGAAAGCGCGCCGTGTGGGGCGCGCTTTCCGAAAAATACCTAGGCAGGCGGTGGGTTACTGGGCAAAGCCGAAACCTACGTACACCTGAATGAGGCTGTTCTTGATGTCGTTGAGGTTCTCGTTGGGCGTCATCATCCCGTTCTCCATCTTGGGGTCGTTGTAGATGTTGGCCAGGCTGAGCACGTAGCGGCCACCCACGCGGGCCGGGCCCACGCGCGCCTCCAGGCCGGCCACTCCGCCGTAGTCGAGCGAGTTGTAGTTGCGGTTGCTGATGTTGACGGCGTTCTTGTCTTCCTTCACGTTCACGAGCAGCGACACTTGCGGGCCCACGTGGAAGCTCACGTTATCCACGAAGTTGTACACGAACATCACGGGCACCTGCACGTAGTCGAGCTGCGTTTCGTAGGTGTTTTGCATGCCCGCCGGCCGGAACGCCGACGACGCCTTAAAGCCTTGGCGGCTGTAGAGCGCCTCTACCTGCAGCGAGGTTTGGGGCGAAAAACCAAACTGGGCGTAAGCACCGGCATGGAAGTTCTGGCGGCTTGCCTCGTTGCCGTAGTTCTTCTTGTCATCGCCGCGGAAGTTGGAGGAGTTCCAACCGCCCTTAATACCGAAACCGTTGTTGCGCGAGTCGGGCGTGGTTTGGTAGTCCGACGATTTACGAATTCCTTCTACGCCGCGTTGGGCCAGGGCTTCCCAGCTGCACAGGGCGCACAGCGAGAGTAAGAGTGCAATTTTTTTCATGTGATAGTGGATCTTGGGTTGAGCCCCACCCGGCAGTTGCGGGCAGCAACGCATCGGGCCATAGGCGATTGGCTATACTTTGGCCGGCCCCTACGGGTTGCACACAAACCCTACGCAACAGAAAATTTTCCTGTTGGGCTGCTTGCCTGCGTGGCCGAGTGCTGTGTATGTTTGCGGCTTCCGGCCTTGCCCTACCGGAGCGTTAGCTCAGTTGGTTCAGAGCACCACCTTGACACGGTGGAGGCCACTGGTTCGAGTCCAGTACGCTTCACGAAAACGCCCTTACGGCTTCCGCAAGGGCGTTTTTCATTTTATGCCCACAAGCACAACAGGCCGCCCTTGTTTTGCAGCGGCGGCCACTACGGCCCTAGGTGCCAAGCAGCGCTTGCACCGCCGGCAGCGTAATGGCGGGCGTAGCCCCGGGCTGCGTAGCCACCAAAGCGCCGGCGGCACAAGCAAATCGCAGCAGTTCGTTGGGCGCTTGCCCGGCCAGCCACCCGCGCAGCAAAGCCGCCAAAAAGGCATCGCCGCTGCCAATGGTATCGTGCACCGCCACGGGCACGCCGGCCGCCTGGTACAGCTGGCCGTTGGCCCACAGCAAGGCGCCGGCGGCACCTAGGGTAACGCACACGGCTTGGAGGCGGTAGCGGCGGGCCAGCCACGGCAGGGCCGCTGCGGGTTCGGCGGCCTGCCCCAGCCATTGCATCAGCTCGCGCAGCTCGTGGTGGTTTAGCTTCAGCAAATCAGTGCGGGCAAGCAGGGGCAACACCACCTCGGGGCTGTTGTGCGGCGGGCGCAGGTTCACGTCGAACACGCGCAAGCGGGCGTGCGGCAGCAAGCCGTGCAGCGTGGCCCGCGTGGTGGGGCGGCGCGCCACCAGGCTCCCGAACACCAGCGCATCGGCTTGGGCTACCAGCGCCTCGGCGGCGGGGCTGGGCCCGATAGCATCCCAAGCGGCGGGCTCGGCAATGGTGTAGCGCACGTTGTGGGCATCGGCTACGTTGGCGTGCACTACGCCCGTGGGCAAGTGGCTGCGCTGCACGTGCGTGGTAGCCAAGCCCTTGCTAGCCATCCAGCAGCGCAGCTGCTGCCCTAGGTCGTCGGGGCCGGTGCTGCTGATGAGCCAGGCCGGCACCCCCAGCTGCTGCAGGTGCACGGCCACATTAAGGGGCGCTCCGCCGGGTTGCTTACCGGTGGGCAATACATCCCACAATATTTCGCCGAAGCACACCACCGATTGGCTCATACAACTGCCGTCGAAGCACTGGAAGAAGCGGCTGGTGCTGATGCGGCCAGCCCACAACACCGCCACCGCCGCGCCGGCAATATAGGCCGTGGAGCCATTGGTGCTTGCCGCGTTTGGCTTCGCGAAGCCGCGTCGCAAACCTCGGCCCCCTTCGCCGCGTTGTTTCGGGCGTGACTCATCCGCCGCACTACCTGCCCGTTGCTTGGGCGCCGCTCTACGCCCACCCGCTGCCCGCCAGCCACCGCTTTCCGATGCTGAAGTACGAGCTGCTGCCCGAGCAACTCATCCGCGAAGGCACCATTGCGGAGGAAAGCATCTTTGCGCCCATTCCGCTGCCCGACAAGTACATTCTGGAAACGCACTGCGCTGCGTATTACCAACGGCTGGTGCAGGGGCAGCTTACGCGCCAGGAGGAACGCGCCACGGGCTTTCCGTGGTCGGAGCAGTTGGTGCAGCGCGAGGTTACGATTTTGGGCGGCACAGTGCAGTGCGCCAAGCTGGCCCGCCACACCGGCGTGGCGCTCAACGTGGCCGGCGGTACCCACCACGCCTTTGCCGACCGCGGCGAGGGGTTTTGCCTGCTCAACGACCAAGCCGTGGCGGCCAACTACCTGCTGCAACACGAAGGCATCGGCAAGGTGCTCATCGTCGACCTGGACGTGCACCAGGGCAACGGCACGGCGGCCTTGTTCCGGTACGAGCCACGGGTGTTTACCTTCTCGATGCACGGGGCGCGCAACTACCCGGCCCGCAAAGAGCACTCGGACCTGGACTTGGCCCTGCCCGACGGCACCGACGACGCCACCTACCTAAAACTGCTGCACGAAACCCTGCCCCGCCTGCTCGACGAGGTGCAGCCCGAATTTGTGTTTTACCTCGCGGGGGTAGATGTGCTCGGCACCGACAAGCTCGGCCACTTGGGCCTCACGCGCGAGGGCTGCCGCCAGCGCGACCGGTTTGTGTTGGAGCTCTGCCACCGATACCAGCTGCCCGTGGTGGTGTGCATGGGCGGCGGCTACTCCGAGCGCATCAGCGACATTGTGGAGGCCCACGCCAATACCTTCCGGCTGGCGCGCGAGTTGTGGTTTTGAGTGGCAGCAGAACGATAAAACTCCCCTCCTCAGCTGAGGAGGGGACGCCGCGGCGCAACCGCGGCCGGGGTGGTTGACCTCGTGTGAGATAGTCACCTCAACGAACCAGCACGTCATGCTAAGCGCAAGCGAAGCATCTCTTCCGCTTCGTCGAATAATAAAATGCTATCAGTAGAGATGCTTCGCTTGCGCTCAGCATGACGGCTTAGGGTTGGCGCCCTAGGGCAATCGTCCAGGCATCAGCAACGATTGTCAGTCACCCCAACGGCAGTTGAAGCTGCCGCATCCCCTCCTCAGCTGAGGAGGGGAGTTTTATCGTTCTGCTACTCGCCCGCGCCTTCAATGATCAGCTGCCAACGAAACGCCCACTGCCAGCGCAACTGGTAGCGCGTAATGGCGGCCGTGGCGAGCAGCGCTTCCCAGTCGTGGCGGCGGAACGCGCGAGCTACCGACAAAGGCGCATCGTTTTGCACCAGGTACGAGCCGCCCAGCAGGCGCGTCAGCCATTTGATGCTGTGGTAGGCCAGCGGGTGGCGGTGCAAATCGTTGATGATAACGGCCACGCGCGCTTGCTCGCGCCACTGGCGCAGCATGGGCACCAGTTCCTGCTCGGTAAAATGATGGCAGAAGAGGCTGCACATCACCACGTCGTAGCGCTGCCGGGCGAAATCGGGCGCGAAGATGTCTTGCTGCGCAAATTCGATTTCGGGGTAGGTTTGGCTGCGGGCGCGGGCGTAATCCACCATAAAGGCGTTGGCGTCGAGGCCCACCAACTCCACGGCCAAACCTTGTCGGCGCGCCCACTCCGCCACGCGCCGCAGGGTGTCGCCGCCGCCGCTGCCTAGGTCGGCAATGCGCACGGGGCGGCTGGCAGGCAACCGGGGCCGCAGGCGCTGCAAGGCACTAAGCACCACGCGGTAGCCGCCCAAGCGCGTGTTGATGACCTCGAGCTCGTCGAGGTTCCGGCGCAGGTCGTCGGAGGCCAGCGTCAGGTCGTCCATCAGCTCAAGCTCCGAGGAGCGGCGGGCGAAATCAGGCATAATGGGTGAAGGAGGAATGATGAAGGAAGAAGGAGGAATGAAAAAAGGAAGCAGCGGCCTTCCTCCCTCGTCATTCCTCCTTCTTCCTTACTTGTAAACCACGCGCAGCAACATGGCTTCCAGCGTCAGGCCCGGACCAAAAGCAAAGCTGAGCACGGGCGCACCGCTTTCTTCGGGCTGCAGGTGCCGCTGCAGTTCGCGCAGCACAAACAGCACCGTGGCCGACGACAGATTACCTACTTCGTGCAGTACGCGGTAGGCGTGGCGGTTATCGGCCGGCGAAAGGCCTAGCTCCTGCTCAATGGCCTCCAGAATGCGCCGCCCGCCCGGGTGAATGGCAAAGTGGCGCACATCGGGCAGGCGCACAGGCAGGTGCTGCAGCAGCCCGTCGGTGAGCTTGCGGATGCCCTGCTTTACCAGGCGCGGCACGTAGCTCGACAGCGTCATTTCAAACCCGAAGTCGTTTACGTGCC includes the following:
- a CDS encoding histone deacetylase family protein — its product is MTHPPHYLPVAWAPLYAHPLPASHRFPMLKYELLPEQLIREGTIAEESIFAPIPLPDKYILETHCAAYYQRLVQGQLTRQEERATGFPWSEQLVQREVTILGGTVQCAKLARHTGVALNVAGGTHHAFADRGEGFCLLNDQAVAANYLLQHEGIGKVLIVDLDVHQGNGTAALFRYEPRVFTFSMHGARNYPARKEHSDLDLALPDGTDDATYLKLLHETLPRLLDEVQPEFVFYLAGVDVLGTDKLGHLGLTREGCRQRDRFVLELCHRYQLPVVVCMGGGYSERISDIVEAHANTFRLARELWF
- a CDS encoding type 1 glutamine amidotransferase domain-containing protein; protein product: MSIFGNDPLKGKKVAVLATDGFEQSELEQPVKALKNAGAEVDIVSLKSGSIKGWDEKDWGSKVSVDKTLDEAKPADYDALVLPGGQMNPDVLRTEPKAVSFAADFMQAGKVVAAICHGPWTLVETGLVRGKNMTSWPSLKTDLTNAGAHWQDATVVVDGNLITSRNPNDLPAFNEKLIEKIGGTQA
- a CDS encoding methyltransferase domain-containing protein, which codes for MPDFARRSSELELMDDLTLASDDLRRNLDELEVINTRLGGYRVVLSALQRLRPRLPASRPVRIADLGSGGGDTLRRVAEWARRQGLAVELVGLDANAFMVDYARARSQTYPEIEFAQQDIFAPDFARQRYDVVMCSLFCHHFTEQELVPMLRQWREQARVAVIINDLHRHPLAYHSIKWLTRLLGGSYLVQNDAPLSVARAFRRHDWEALLATAAITRYQLRWQWAFRWQLIIEGAGE
- a CDS encoding porin family protein, whose translation is MKKIALLLSLCALCSWEALAQRGVEGIRKSSDYQTTPDSRNNGFGIKGGWNSSNFRGDDKKNYGNEASRQNFHAGAYAQFGFSPQTSLQVEALYSRQGFKASSAFRPAGMQNTYETQLDYVQVPVMFVYNFVDNVSFHVGPQVSLLVNVKEDKNAVNISNRNYNSLDYGGVAGLEARVGPARVGGRYVLSLANIYNDPKMENGMMTPNENLNDIKNSLIQVYVGFGFAQ
- a CDS encoding DUF6992 family protein, which encodes MPVVSDVAAALPAINFEREMLTQQGMGVLGAWALLNLLGSGWLVTRTPATQQHYFHQMNVGWGAVNALLAVWGILQARPLHVEGLTLAHSLQAQFAFEKILLFNAGLDVAYVAVGAWLFARAASADQLPERYLGYARSLWVQGGFLFVFDIGFYLVYHRWTAALLALVP
- a CDS encoding carbohydrate kinase family protein, which gives rise to MRRGFAKPNAASTNGSTAYIAGAAVAVLWAGRISTSRFFQCFDGSCMSQSVVCFGEILWDVLPTGKQPGGAPLNVAVHLQQLGVPAWLISSTGPDDLGQQLRCWMASKGLATTHVQRSHLPTGVVHANVADAHNVRYTIAEPAAWDAIGPSPAAEALVAQADALVFGSLVARRPTTRATLHGLLPHARLRVFDVNLRPPHNSPEVVLPLLARTDLLKLNHHELRELMQWLGQAAEPAAALPWLARRYRLQAVCVTLGAAGALLWANGQLYQAAGVPVAVHDTIGSGDAFLAALLRGWLAGQAPNELLRFACAAGALVATQPGATPAITLPAVQALLGT
- a CDS encoding acyl-CoA thioesterase, with the protein product MADNATLIQTPETRHRIYFQDCDQLGHLNNARYLDYFLNAREEHTMRHYALNLGQLTREQRAAWVITKHHISYLKPANHGEEVLIRTQLIHFDNSSLVVEMQMLDADGLRLKSLLWSEMAFISLVNGKRADHSDALMDMLEEVDVDDVQYHPDGFDERIRELRQQFKKQRKAAGHDEE